The following coding sequences are from one Microbulbifer sp. TB1203 window:
- a CDS encoding ParD-like family protein: MGIVKISEELHDEIRRASSAMARSINAQAEFWIRIGMLAELNPQLSYNQLTKKLLREQAPTLEELTRD; encoded by the coding sequence ATGGGCATAGTGAAAATTTCCGAGGAGCTGCACGACGAAATCCGCCGGGCCAGCTCGGCCATGGCCAGGTCCATCAACGCCCAGGCGGAATTCTGGATCAGGATAGGCATGCTGGCCGAACTGAATCCGCAACTCAGCTATAACCAGCTCACCAAAAAGCTGTTGCGCGAGCAGGCACCGACCCTGGAAGAGCTGACCCGTGATTAG
- the map gene encoding type I methionyl aminopeptidase, with amino-acid sequence MSAPIKTATEQMLMRDAGQLLSRVFAMLDEFIGPGVSTMQVNDRVEDYIVNELKARPASKGQYDYPYALNTSVNEVVCHGMPQTTGQLKSGDIVNVDITLEKSGYIADSSKMYMIGSVSPAARQLVQTTYDAMWRGIEAVRPGTRLGDIGHAIQRCAEGRGYSVVREYCGHGIGREMHEKPQVLHYGRPGTGAVLREGMTFTIEPMINQGSRKTKVKKDGWTVVTRDRTLSAQWEHTVLVTGDGCEVLTLRSEETNTPTNPDAGLSHRPTC; translated from the coding sequence ATTAGTGCCCCCATCAAAACCGCCACAGAACAGATGCTGATGCGCGACGCCGGCCAGCTACTGAGCCGCGTCTTCGCCATGCTCGACGAGTTTATCGGCCCGGGCGTTTCCACCATGCAGGTCAACGACAGGGTCGAGGACTATATCGTCAACGAACTGAAAGCCAGGCCCGCGAGCAAGGGGCAGTACGACTACCCCTATGCGCTGAACACCTCGGTCAACGAGGTGGTCTGCCACGGTATGCCGCAGACAACCGGGCAGCTGAAATCCGGCGACATCGTCAATGTGGACATCACCCTGGAAAAATCCGGCTATATCGCCGACTCCAGCAAGATGTATATGATCGGCAGCGTCTCACCGGCGGCGAGGCAACTGGTGCAGACCACCTACGACGCCATGTGGCGGGGTATCGAAGCTGTCAGGCCCGGCACCCGCCTCGGCGATATAGGCCATGCGATACAGCGTTGTGCGGAAGGCCGCGGCTACAGCGTGGTGCGCGAATACTGCGGCCACGGCATAGGCCGCGAGATGCACGAGAAACCCCAGGTGCTGCACTACGGCCGCCCCGGCACCGGCGCAGTGCTGCGGGAGGGGATGACCTTTACCATAGAGCCGATGATCAACCAGGGCAGCCGCAAAACCAAAGTGAAAAAGGATGGCTGGACAGTGGTTACCCGGGACAGGACATTATCCGCGCAGTGGGAGCACACGGTCCTTGTCACCGGGGATGGCTGCGAGGTGCTGACGCTCAGGAGCGAAGAGACGAACACACCAACTAATCCTGACGCAGGACTCAGTCATCGTCCCACTTGCTGA
- a CDS encoding Tex family protein: protein MLDINARIAEELNVRSQQVACAVALLDEGATVPFISRYRKEVTGGLDDTQLRTLEERLRYLRELEERRATVLKSIDEQGKLTPELQQQIEAADTKNRLEDLYLPYKPKRRTKGQIAIEAGLEPLADALFGNPNLNPEEEAQKYLNTDNEDASLQVKDIKAALDGAKFILMERFAEDAELLGRLRDFLKRDGQVKSKVLDGKEEEGAKFRDYFDYAEDWAKVPSHRALAIFRGRNEGILAISVGLPEEEDTAPTAGHPCETMIARHFEISDQSRPADKWLNEVVRWTWRIKLLTSLETDLMGELREKAEEEAIKVFSRNLKDLLLAAPAGQKATIGLDPGLRTGVKVAVVDATGKLLDHTAIFPTPPQNRTRESAAVIAALCEKYNVGLIAIGNGTASRETDKFVGETIKQYKLGAQKVMVNEAGASVYSASEFAAREFPDLDVTIRGAISIARRLQDPLAELVKIDPKSIGVGQYQHDVSQTQLARSLDAVVEDCVNGVGAELNSASAPLLARVSGLSQSIANNIVSYRDQNGAFKSRSQLKEVPRLGPKAFEQAAGFLRINNGDNPLDKSGVHPEAYVVVKRIAEKNGREINSLIGDSAFLRKLNPADYTDEKFGLPTVTDIIAELEKPGRDPRPEFRTARFEEGVEQIKDLRPGMILEGTATNVTNFGAFVDIGVHQDGLVHISALSEKFVKDPHEVIKAGDIVKVKVMEVDVARKRIGLSMRLSDEPGEQGSGGVKKGDHRESRQAQRHNNNNNNRNRGQQGGGRGSMGDLLAAAMNKNKK, encoded by the coding sequence ATGTTGGATATCAACGCCCGTATCGCCGAAGAACTCAATGTGCGCTCCCAGCAGGTGGCCTGCGCCGTAGCACTGCTGGATGAAGGCGCCACCGTGCCATTTATCTCCCGTTATCGGAAGGAGGTTACCGGTGGCCTGGATGACACCCAACTGCGCACCCTGGAAGAGCGCCTGCGCTACCTGCGCGAATTGGAAGAGCGCCGCGCCACCGTGCTCAAAAGCATCGACGAGCAGGGCAAGCTGACCCCGGAGCTGCAGCAACAGATCGAGGCCGCGGACACCAAAAACCGCCTCGAAGATCTCTACCTGCCCTACAAGCCCAAGCGCCGTACCAAGGGCCAGATCGCCATCGAGGCCGGCCTGGAGCCGCTGGCGGACGCGCTGTTCGGCAACCCGAACCTGAATCCGGAAGAAGAGGCGCAGAAGTACCTCAACACCGACAATGAAGACGCCTCCCTGCAGGTGAAGGACATCAAAGCGGCGCTGGACGGGGCCAAGTTTATCCTGATGGAGCGCTTTGCCGAGGATGCGGAACTGCTGGGCAGGCTGCGGGATTTCCTCAAGCGTGACGGCCAGGTCAAATCCAAAGTGCTGGACGGCAAGGAAGAGGAAGGAGCCAAGTTCCGCGACTACTTCGACTACGCGGAAGACTGGGCCAAGGTACCCTCCCACCGCGCCCTGGCAATTTTCCGCGGCCGCAACGAGGGCATACTCGCCATCAGCGTCGGCCTGCCGGAGGAAGAAGACACGGCACCAACTGCCGGCCACCCCTGCGAAACCATGATCGCCAGACACTTCGAGATTTCCGACCAGAGCCGCCCCGCGGACAAGTGGCTGAACGAGGTGGTGCGCTGGACCTGGCGCATCAAGCTGCTGACCTCCCTGGAAACCGACCTGATGGGCGAGCTGCGCGAAAAGGCCGAGGAGGAGGCGATCAAGGTCTTTTCCCGCAACCTCAAGGACCTGCTGCTGGCCGCGCCGGCCGGCCAGAAGGCCACCATCGGCCTGGACCCGGGCCTGCGCACCGGGGTCAAGGTGGCGGTGGTGGACGCCACCGGCAAACTGCTCGACCACACCGCCATCTTTCCCACGCCGCCGCAGAACCGCACCCGGGAATCCGCCGCGGTGATCGCCGCGCTGTGCGAGAAATACAACGTGGGCCTGATCGCCATCGGCAACGGCACCGCAAGCCGTGAGACCGACAAGTTCGTCGGTGAAACCATCAAGCAGTACAAACTCGGCGCGCAGAAGGTGATGGTCAACGAGGCCGGCGCCTCGGTCTACTCCGCCTCCGAATTCGCCGCGCGGGAATTCCCCGACCTGGACGTGACCATCCGCGGCGCCATCTCCATCGCCCGCCGCCTGCAGGACCCATTGGCCGAGCTGGTGAAGATCGATCCAAAATCCATCGGTGTGGGCCAGTACCAGCACGACGTCAGCCAGACCCAACTGGCGCGCTCCCTGGACGCGGTGGTGGAGGACTGTGTAAACGGCGTCGGCGCCGAGCTGAATTCCGCCTCGGCGCCGCTGCTGGCGCGCGTGTCCGGCCTCAGCCAGTCCATCGCCAACAATATCGTCAGCTACCGCGACCAGAACGGCGCCTTCAAAAGTCGCAGCCAATTGAAAGAGGTGCCGCGCCTGGGTCCGAAAGCCTTCGAGCAGGCCGCGGGATTTCTGCGCATCAACAACGGCGACAATCCCCTGGACAAATCCGGCGTACACCCGGAGGCCTATGTGGTGGTCAAGCGCATCGCCGAGAAAAACGGCCGCGAGATCAACAGCCTGATCGGCGATTCGGCGTTTCTGCGCAAACTCAATCCGGCGGATTACACCGATGAGAAATTCGGCCTGCCCACAGTGACCGACATTATCGCGGAACTGGAAAAACCCGGCCGCGACCCGCGCCCGGAATTCCGCACCGCCAGATTCGAAGAGGGCGTGGAGCAAATCAAGGACCTGCGCCCCGGTATGATTCTCGAGGGCACCGCCACCAACGTCACCAACTTCGGGGCCTTCGTGGATATCGGCGTACACCAGGACGGCCTGGTGCATATCTCCGCGCTGTCGGAAAAATTCGTCAAGGACCCCCACGAAGTCATCAAGGCCGGCGATATCGTCAAAGTGAAGGTGATGGAAGTGGACGTGGCGCGCAAGCGCATCGGCCTGTCCATGCGCCTGTCCGACGAACCGGGCGAGCAGGGCAGTGGCGGTGTGAAAAAAGGCGATCACCGCGAGAGCCGCCAGGCCCAGCGTCACAACAACAATAACAACAACAGGAACCGCGGCCAGCAGGGCGGCGGCCGCGGCAGTATGGGGGACCTGCTGGCCGCGGCGATGAACAAAAACAAGAAATAG
- a CDS encoding pseudouridine synthase, whose amino-acid sequence MREYHPPTEPFLSVVYCDEALLVLDKPSGLLSVPGRDPAHRDSLASRAKDRYPGALTVHRLDMDTSGLVVMARNPVVHRKLSAGFQNRQVEKTYCAKVWGELEGDAGEIDLPLICDWPNRPRQKVDQEMGKPSLTRWEKISLSGGCSLVRLKPVTGRSHQLRVHLQATGHPILGDPFYAHPQARAAAPRLLLHATELALTHPESGEWMRFTSAADERFFH is encoded by the coding sequence GTGCGGGAGTATCATCCGCCAACCGAACCGTTTCTCTCGGTGGTTTACTGTGACGAGGCGCTGCTGGTGCTCGACAAGCCCAGCGGGCTTCTCAGTGTGCCCGGGCGGGACCCCGCGCACCGCGACAGTCTCGCCAGTCGTGCCAAGGATCGATACCCGGGCGCCCTGACCGTACACAGGCTCGATATGGACACTTCCGGTCTGGTGGTGATGGCGCGCAATCCGGTGGTGCATCGGAAGCTCAGCGCCGGGTTCCAGAACCGGCAGGTTGAGAAAACCTATTGCGCGAAGGTGTGGGGCGAACTGGAGGGCGACGCCGGAGAAATCGACCTGCCGTTGATCTGCGACTGGCCGAACCGGCCGCGCCAGAAGGTGGACCAGGAAATGGGCAAGCCCTCCCTGACCCGCTGGGAAAAAATCTCCCTGTCCGGCGGCTGCAGCCTGGTGAGGCTGAAGCCGGTTACCGGCCGCTCGCACCAGCTGCGGGTGCACCTGCAGGCGACCGGCCATCCGATCCTGGGCGATCCCTTCTACGCCCACCCGCAGGCACGGGCGGCCGCGCCGCGGTTATTGCTGCACGCGACAGAACTCGCGCTCACTCACCCCGAGTCCGGCGAGTGGATGCGATTTACCAGTGCAGCGGATGAGCGGTTTTTCCATTAA
- a CDS encoding efflux RND transporter permease subunit, with protein sequence MQGIIGWFVRNSKAANLLMIMIIIGGLFGILHIGREVFPTINPGIVRVEISYPGAGPKEVEQQVTLRVEQAIADVKGIKEVNSRSMRSHSSVQVQAVDGYDELRLLNDIKVQVDSINTFPADIERPVISLAEWSAQMMHIAIGGPVSPRQLKDTALDLRDKLLLIPGVRQIEVWGDRADEVSIEVSELDLRRYNLSFDDVANAVRRSSLDLPAGMVRSDRGDIQVQTRGQAYTAADFARIPLISRADGTQLLLGDVADIEDGFEEEGSVIRFNGKPAMNLRVMQGEPLDVVATADAIKEFMAEAREQLPPGMEFEIWFDFSEAYEGRMNLLLGNALGGLVLVFVLLMLFLRPLLAVWVTIGIATAFMGAFWLLPVTGVTLNMLSLFAFLLILGIVVDDAIIVGEAVHAAHDRGVTGLAAAEEGVKQVSSPVIFAVVSTMVFFVPMLFLPGYTSQMMLPLPVVVLLALSFSLIESLLILPAHLVNMKPEKKATSGLGLKLQKLRAKFAGGMTVASEKYYMPLLEKSLGNSRVTVMVFLMSLLLSFAVFKGGYIGSAFSPKVPSDLLELNTVMAPGESFEESKRVMEQFERAGEKLAEDPEMLEINDGEPFVKNTMVFLWRGNIYVILQLTEGELRDVTSEQLALRWREYIGELPASVEEMNITATINEDNGGMSLNLSTASGDMDELREAADAVKKALDGYAGVYDVRDNLVSARRDIEIQLKPHATNMGIGLADVAKQVRQGFYGEEVQRIPRGREDVRVMVRYPEEERASEEQMDRIRIRTSEGEIPFSAVADAVYVPGYTTIRRHDRERTVRVTAELTPGAASAHEILQQLRENNVPEWEKQFPGFSLKTGGEMQEEEEFSGAIIAFFVLSLFTIYALLAIAFRSYSQPLLILTAVPFGFFGALLGHLLMGHDISIMSMLGFLAAAGVVVNDNLVLMDRINQLRAEGMAVMDSVVQAARDRFRPIILTSLTTFIGLVPIMFERSIQAQFLIPMVISLAFGVLCATAVTLILVPNLYKVIEVLRMKVRGRRGLEKELPVSMEKA encoded by the coding sequence ATGCAGGGCATCATCGGATGGTTCGTACGCAACAGTAAGGCCGCCAACCTGCTGATGATCATGATCATCATCGGCGGCCTGTTCGGCATTCTCCATATCGGCCGCGAGGTGTTCCCGACCATCAACCCGGGCATAGTGCGGGTGGAAATCAGCTACCCCGGTGCAGGCCCTAAAGAGGTGGAGCAGCAGGTCACCCTGCGGGTGGAGCAGGCCATCGCCGACGTGAAGGGGATCAAGGAGGTGAACTCCCGGTCCATGCGCAGCCACAGCTCCGTGCAGGTCCAGGCGGTGGACGGCTACGACGAGCTGCGTCTGCTCAACGATATCAAGGTGCAGGTGGATTCCATCAACACCTTCCCCGCGGATATAGAGCGGCCGGTGATCTCCCTCGCTGAGTGGTCGGCGCAGATGATGCATATCGCCATCGGCGGACCGGTATCGCCGCGGCAGCTGAAGGACACGGCGCTGGACCTGCGCGACAAGCTGCTGCTGATCCCCGGCGTGCGCCAGATTGAAGTCTGGGGAGACCGTGCCGACGAGGTCTCCATCGAGGTCTCGGAACTGGACCTGCGTCGCTACAACCTGAGCTTTGACGATGTCGCCAATGCGGTGCGCCGCTCCTCCCTGGACCTGCCCGCGGGCATGGTGCGCTCCGATCGCGGCGATATCCAGGTGCAGACCCGCGGCCAGGCCTATACCGCCGCCGATTTCGCGCGTATTCCGCTGATCAGCCGCGCCGACGGCACTCAACTGCTGCTGGGCGACGTGGCGGACATAGAGGACGGCTTCGAGGAAGAGGGCTCGGTGATCCGCTTCAACGGCAAGCCGGCCATGAACCTGCGCGTGATGCAGGGCGAGCCGCTGGACGTGGTGGCCACCGCAGACGCCATCAAGGAGTTCATGGCCGAGGCCCGCGAGCAGTTGCCGCCGGGGATGGAATTCGAGATCTGGTTCGATTTCTCTGAGGCCTACGAGGGCCGCATGAACCTGCTGCTGGGCAACGCCCTGGGCGGCCTGGTACTGGTGTTCGTACTGCTGATGCTGTTCCTGCGCCCGCTGCTGGCAGTCTGGGTCACTATCGGCATCGCCACCGCCTTTATGGGCGCCTTCTGGCTGCTGCCGGTGACTGGGGTGACGCTGAACATGCTGTCGCTGTTCGCCTTCCTGCTGATCCTGGGGATCGTGGTGGATGATGCGATCATCGTAGGCGAGGCGGTGCACGCGGCCCACGATCGCGGCGTGACCGGGCTGGCGGCTGCCGAAGAGGGCGTCAAGCAAGTCTCCTCGCCAGTGATTTTCGCCGTGGTGTCCACCATGGTCTTCTTTGTACCCATGCTGTTCCTGCCCGGCTATACGTCGCAGATGATGCTGCCGCTGCCAGTGGTTGTGCTGCTGGCGCTGTCCTTCTCGCTGATCGAGTCGCTGTTGATACTGCCGGCGCACCTGGTGAATATGAAGCCGGAAAAAAAGGCTACATCCGGCCTTGGCCTCAAGCTGCAGAAACTGCGCGCCAAGTTCGCCGGCGGCATGACCGTGGCCAGCGAAAAATACTATATGCCGCTGCTGGAGAAATCCCTCGGCAACAGCCGCGTCACGGTGATGGTCTTCCTGATGTCGCTGCTGCTGTCCTTCGCGGTGTTCAAGGGCGGCTATATCGGCTCGGCCTTCTCACCCAAGGTGCCCTCCGACCTGCTTGAGCTGAATACCGTCATGGCCCCCGGGGAATCTTTCGAGGAGTCCAAGCGGGTCATGGAGCAGTTCGAGCGCGCCGGCGAGAAGCTGGCGGAGGACCCGGAGATGCTGGAGATAAACGACGGCGAACCATTTGTGAAGAACACCATGGTGTTCCTGTGGCGCGGCAACATCTACGTGATATTGCAGCTCACCGAGGGCGAGCTGCGCGACGTTACCTCCGAGCAGCTGGCGCTGCGCTGGCGCGAGTATATCGGCGAGTTGCCCGCCAGCGTCGAGGAGATGAACATCACCGCCACCATCAACGAAGACAACGGCGGCATGTCTCTGAACCTGAGCACCGCTTCCGGCGATATGGACGAACTGCGTGAAGCCGCCGATGCGGTGAAAAAGGCGCTGGACGGCTACGCCGGCGTCTACGATGTGCGCGACAACCTGGTCAGTGCCCGCCGGGATATAGAGATCCAGCTGAAACCCCACGCCACCAATATGGGCATCGGCCTCGCCGACGTAGCCAAGCAGGTGCGCCAGGGCTTCTACGGCGAAGAGGTACAGCGCATCCCCCGCGGCCGCGAGGACGTGCGGGTAATGGTGCGCTATCCAGAAGAGGAGCGTGCCAGCGAGGAGCAGATGGACCGCATCCGCATCCGTACCAGCGAGGGTGAGATTCCGTTCAGTGCAGTGGCCGATGCGGTCTATGTACCCGGCTACACCACCATCCGCCGCCACGACCGCGAGCGCACGGTACGGGTTACCGCGGAGCTGACCCCGGGCGCGGCTTCGGCCCACGAAATCCTGCAGCAGCTGCGCGAGAACAACGTGCCGGAATGGGAAAAGCAGTTCCCGGGTTTCTCGCTGAAAACCGGCGGTGAAATGCAGGAAGAGGAGGAGTTCAGTGGTGCCATCATTGCGTTCTTCGTGCTGTCGCTGTTTACGATCTATGCGTTGCTGGCGATCGCCTTCCGCTCCTATTCGCAGCCGTTGCTGATCCTCACCGCGGTGCCCTTCGGCTTCTTCGGCGCCCTCCTCGGCCACCTGCTGATGGGCCACGATATCAGCATCATGTCCATGCTCGGTTTCCTCGCCGCTGCGGGTGTGGTGGTGAACGACAACCTGGTGCTGATGGATCGCATCAACCAGCTGCGTGCCGAGGGCATGGCGGTGATGGACTCCGTGGTGCAGGCCGCTCGCGACCGCTTCCGCCCGATCATCCTGACTTCGCTCACCACCTTTATCGGCCTGGTGCCAATCATGTTCGAGCGCTCGATACAGGCGCAGTTCCTGATCCCCATGGTGATCAGCCTCGCATTCGGCGTACTCTGCGCCACCGCGGTGACCCTGATCCTGGTGCCCAACCTGTACAAGGTGATAGAGGTGCTGCGCATGAAGGTGCGTGGCCGCCGTGGGCTGGAAAAGGAACTGCCTGTGTCGATGGAAAAAGCCTGA
- a CDS encoding FAD-dependent oxidoreductase: protein MVGQLTAKLQNDEVAMAEKPAAKRPQPSRLRIGRRYRASRLQGPYDALVIGSGIGGLTTAAMLSAAGRKVLVLEQHYTAGGFTHAYDRNGYEWDVGVHYIGDVGGHPTATRKLFDFLSAGNLHWAPMDDAYDRICIGDEQYDLRAGRDEFIAGLLKHFPNDRTVIEAYLQRVSEIGRAMRLFTIAKLLPGWCGPLLALWKKFTWPDYLNKTTYEVLRELTDNEKLIAVLSGQWGDNGMTPKTGSFIIHALIVKHYLYGGYYPEGGASKIAQTIIPQIQAAGGEVFTYAEVETILLDGNRVGGLRMVDGTEIEASLVISNAGVFNTFEKLLPESASQRAGYCRDLQNVQPSTAHLCLYIGLRKAAEELRLPKTNYWLYPSTDYDGDVRKFLADPNADIPLVYISFPSAKDPAFQHRYPGRATIEIVAPAKYEWFVKWRDKPWGKRGEDYQALKDRFSERLLEHLYKHFPQLRGQIDYCELSTPLSTDYFCRYARGEIYGLEHGPKRFEQSWLRPKSRIRGLYLTGQDILSCGVAGAMFAGAVTAQSILGWRRGTALLRRVFAERSVAASGRSYKERVDTL, encoded by the coding sequence ATGGTTGGGCAATTAACGGCAAAACTACAGAATGACGAGGTGGCCATGGCGGAAAAGCCCGCAGCGAAGCGCCCCCAACCCAGCCGGCTGCGCATAGGCCGGCGCTACCGGGCCAGCCGCCTCCAGGGCCCCTACGACGCACTGGTGATCGGTTCCGGTATTGGCGGCCTTACCACCGCGGCCATGCTGAGCGCGGCGGGCAGGAAGGTGCTGGTGCTGGAGCAGCACTACACTGCCGGTGGCTTTACCCACGCCTACGACCGCAACGGCTACGAATGGGATGTGGGCGTGCACTATATCGGCGACGTGGGCGGACACCCGACTGCGACCCGCAAGCTGTTCGATTTCCTGTCCGCCGGCAATCTGCACTGGGCGCCGATGGACGACGCCTACGACCGCATCTGCATCGGCGACGAGCAGTACGATCTGCGAGCCGGGCGCGACGAGTTTATCGCCGGGCTGCTGAAACACTTCCCGAATGACAGAACTGTAATCGAAGCCTACCTGCAAAGAGTGTCCGAGATCGGCCGGGCCATGCGTCTGTTCACCATCGCAAAGCTGCTGCCCGGCTGGTGCGGTCCGCTGCTGGCGCTGTGGAAAAAATTTACCTGGCCGGACTACCTGAACAAAACCACCTATGAGGTGCTGCGCGAACTCACCGACAACGAAAAGCTGATCGCGGTACTGAGCGGTCAGTGGGGTGATAACGGCATGACGCCGAAGACCGGCAGCTTTATTATTCACGCGCTGATCGTTAAGCACTATCTGTACGGCGGCTATTATCCAGAGGGTGGGGCCAGCAAGATAGCGCAGACGATTATTCCGCAGATACAGGCCGCGGGCGGTGAGGTATTCACCTACGCGGAAGTGGAGACCATCCTGTTGGACGGCAACCGGGTGGGCGGCCTGCGTATGGTGGACGGTACGGAAATCGAGGCGTCGCTGGTGATCTCCAATGCCGGGGTGTTCAACACTTTCGAAAAACTGCTGCCGGAGAGTGCCAGCCAGCGTGCCGGTTATTGCCGCGATCTGCAAAATGTACAGCCGTCCACGGCGCACCTCTGCCTGTATATCGGCCTGCGGAAAGCCGCAGAGGAGTTGAGGCTGCCGAAAACCAATTATTGGCTGTATCCCAGCACGGATTACGACGGCGATGTACGGAAATTCCTCGCAGACCCCAATGCGGATATCCCCCTCGTTTATATCTCCTTCCCCTCCGCCAAAGACCCCGCTTTCCAGCATCGCTACCCGGGCCGCGCCACCATCGAGATAGTGGCGCCGGCGAAATACGAGTGGTTTGTAAAATGGAGGGACAAACCCTGGGGGAAGCGCGGCGAGGACTACCAGGCGTTGAAGGACAGGTTCAGTGAGCGCCTGCTGGAGCATCTGTACAAACACTTTCCACAGCTGCGCGGACAGATAGATTACTGCGAACTGTCCACGCCGCTGTCCACGGATTACTTCTGCCGCTACGCGCGGGGCGAAATCTACGGCCTGGAGCACGGACCGAAGCGCTTCGAGCAGTCCTGGCTGCGCCCAAAGAGCCGTATCAGAGGGCTGTATCTCACAGGCCAGGACATCCTGAGTTGCGGCGTGGCCGGCGCCATGTTCGCGGGCGCGGTGACGGCGCAGAGTATCCTCGGCTGGCGCAGGGGTACTGCACTGCTGCGACGGGTGTTTGCGGAGAGATCGGTCGCGGCCAGCGGCCGCTCCTATAAAGAGCGGGTGGATACCCTGTAG
- a CDS encoding peroxiredoxin has translation MKRLFGLLLASMLSLPALALEVGDPAPDFSLQGSNGKTYSLADFKGKQAVVIAWFPKAFTRGCTIECKSLAENGHLIRQYDTTYFMASTDKVETNTKFAEKQEADFPLLSDPDGAVAKAYGVLVPAVKVARRVTIYIGVDGNILKIDEDIKPATSAEDIARTLGELGVERKG, from the coding sequence ATGAAACGCTTATTCGGCTTATTGCTCGCTTCAATGCTCAGTCTTCCGGCGCTGGCACTGGAAGTGGGCGATCCCGCCCCGGATTTTTCGCTGCAGGGCTCCAACGGAAAGACTTACTCTCTCGCGGACTTCAAGGGCAAGCAGGCGGTAGTGATCGCCTGGTTCCCGAAAGCTTTCACCCGCGGCTGCACCATCGAATGCAAGTCGCTGGCCGAAAATGGCCACCTGATCCGCCAGTACGACACCACCTATTTCATGGCGAGCACCGATAAAGTCGAGACCAACACCAAGTTCGCCGAAAAACAGGAGGCGGACTTTCCCCTGCTGAGCGACCCGGACGGCGCCGTGGCCAAGGCCTATGGTGTACTTGTCCCGGCAGTGAAGGTCGCGCGACGCGTCACTATCTACATCGGGGTGGACGGCAACATTCTCAAGATCGACGAGGATATCAAACCGGCCACCAGCGCAGAGGATATAGCCAGGACCCTGGGTGAACTCGGCGTTGAACGCAAAGGTTAA
- a CDS encoding efflux RND transporter periplasmic adaptor subunit, with the protein MTLSNKNKLLIIVLLAGAALTAAVLLMAPKPEEKETEAAVPPVADVLYAEPGRQTLLVPSQGSVQARHEIELVARVGGVIQSVNDAFVAGGFFVEGEPLVQIEAADYEHQLIRAEGQVANAASALAQEQGRSKQAKREWRDLGSDTANSLFLRKPQLRAAEAELASARADRDQAALDLARTKVRAPFAGRVVETFVDLGQYVTAGTRLAQIHSTGIAEVRLPLTDHQLSLLNLPLGKSIENGPAVRLRARIAGREREWRGQLVRTEASIDPNSRFVYAVAQVQNPYKGEVPLVNGLFVEADIAGKTFDNITRLPRQALHEGDHLLVLDAENKLRFREVELLQAVDEDVWVRGDIVPGERVVVSSLGYSREGMVITANPLNDKPAGLLLGDEDAAAEPAAEAASSAAGAASAATVSEG; encoded by the coding sequence GTGACTCTGTCCAATAAAAACAAACTCCTGATTATCGTCCTTCTCGCGGGAGCAGCGCTGACGGCGGCGGTTCTGTTGATGGCGCCCAAGCCGGAGGAGAAGGAGACTGAGGCAGCAGTGCCGCCGGTAGCCGATGTGCTCTACGCCGAGCCGGGCCGGCAGACCCTGCTGGTACCCAGCCAGGGCTCGGTGCAGGCCCGCCACGAGATAGAGCTGGTGGCCCGGGTCGGCGGGGTGATCCAGAGCGTCAACGATGCCTTCGTCGCCGGTGGCTTCTTCGTTGAGGGCGAGCCGCTGGTGCAGATAGAGGCGGCGGACTACGAACACCAGCTCATCCGCGCTGAGGGCCAGGTGGCCAATGCAGCCTCCGCCCTGGCCCAGGAACAGGGGCGCTCCAAGCAGGCGAAGCGCGAGTGGCGCGACCTGGGCAGCGATACTGCCAACAGCCTGTTCCTGCGCAAGCCGCAACTGCGGGCGGCGGAGGCGGAACTGGCATCGGCCCGCGCGGACCGCGACCAGGCAGCGCTGGATTTGGCCCGGACCAAAGTCAGGGCGCCCTTTGCCGGCCGCGTGGTGGAGACTTTCGTGGATCTGGGCCAGTACGTTACCGCCGGCACCCGCCTGGCGCAGATTCACAGTACCGGTATCGCCGAAGTGCGCCTGCCGCTCACCGATCACCAGTTGTCCCTGCTGAACCTGCCGCTGGGTAAGTCCATCGAAAATGGCCCCGCGGTGCGCCTGCGCGCACGGATCGCCGGCCGCGAGCGCGAGTGGCGCGGCCAGTTGGTGCGCACCGAGGCCAGTATCGATCCGAACAGCCGTTTCGTCTATGCGGTGGCCCAGGTGCAGAATCCCTATAAGGGCGAGGTTCCGCTGGTAAACGGCCTCTTCGTGGAGGCGGACATCGCCGGCAAGACTTTCGACAATATCACCCGGCTGCCGCGCCAGGCGCTGCACGAAGGTGACCACCTGCTGGTGCTGGATGCGGAGAACAAGCTGCGCTTCAGGGAAGTGGAATTGTTGCAGGCGGTGGACGAGGATGTCTGGGTGCGCGGCGATATCGTCCCCGGCGAGCGGGTGGTCGTGTCCAGTCTCGGCTACTCCCGCGAGGGCATGGTGATCACCGCCAATCCACTGAACGACAAGCCGGCCGGCCTGTTGCTCGGCGACGAGGACGCGGCCGCTGAGCCGGCCGCTGAAGCCGCCTCTTCGGCCGCAGGCGCTGCAAGTGCCGCCACCGTGAGCGAGGGCTGA